The Montipora capricornis isolate CH-2021 chromosome 3, ASM3666992v2, whole genome shotgun sequence genome includes the window ttaaaaagttgctTAGCAATACAACTTCCTGCTGTTTGTTCAGGGTTTACTTTTTCGAGTAGGAGGGGGCAGCTGGGCGTGGTATATAATTGTGTGATCTTCATGTCGCGGATTCTAGGTATTTTACAAACACGTATGAGaaagtttattaatatttattttgcaCAACGTGCAGGAAGAAACACAGTGAAGACGTTGCTCAAAAAACAGATTGGCTGTACCCAAAGGAACCTGAAGAAAAGACATCCCTCCATAGGTGTGTGGAAAATACAATCCGTTTTGAAAACGAGGGAAAATCACTTTTACCGTCGCATTTAGTGATATCGTGACATTACTTTTTCATAGACCTGCCAAAGAGGCTGCCATGGAAACCATCGTCTCCTCGACCCCTTTCCGTGAGCCTCCAACTCCTCAGAAGATCCCCGCCACTCTATGCTGGACTCAAGGAACGTATGCCGAGTCTCCTCCAACACACTCAGTTACAGATACAGTTCGCGTGTATAACTCAGCTGTGGACGGGATTGCAAATCTCACTGCACAGGAAACAAAACGTGAGCCTCTTATCTCTCAAATGAAAACCCCCTTGAACAACTTGAGCAAAGCAGAACAGCTAAATGTTGGCTAGTGAAGACTGTTTGCTAATGTGTAGTGCAATAGCACCAGGAAGTGGCGAGGAGCTCCTCAAGTCCATGGCTCAGTCTACACAAAGAGAAAAGTTTGAAGGTTCACCACCTGGTGATCTAGTGGTACTTATGACTGCATACAAGAACGCTAAGACTAAGAATTTAAAGAGACAGATACTAAGCCTTTACGCTTATAGGTATCCCATGAACATGCTGCAAAAAATTCACCAACCATACGGAAAATTATCTACATGGGAAATAAAGCAAGCACGCTCTCATGCTAATCTAATCTAAGCGGCCCTAGTACAACCCCTGAAGTTACAACCAAGCACCGCGTACATCTTGACATGAGTAAGGTCGATTACTTTGTGGAGTTTACAAATAGACCGTACTTCTATCAAGACGTTTCTTATAGTAGTAAAATACTAATCCTCGAAAGTGGCGACAGGAAAAAGATGCCTAACGTTGTGAGGACAGTGACTAGATCTACAATGATTGAACAATACTTTGAGTATTGCAAAGAACAATGTCACGAACCACTGAGTAGATCAACAACTTTGTTCAAAATCCTGGAGGTTTGGGAGGCCTCTCAGCGTAAGTCGCTCCAGGGCTTGGACAATACAGCAGCTGATGGCACGGCGGGATTTCAGACTCTTGAGACACTGGTTGAAACTCTTGGGAAAGGAGGAATGGAGAAGCAGTGGTGTCTTGATGTTCGCAGAAAGCCCAGAGATGCAAAACGCTATCTCAAGACTGACTTCCGCGTACATTGCCAGCCTCATGATTCTACTTGCGCTGACCACTGTCGACATTTTGCGCTCAGTTAGCCTGTCGAAGCCGATTTGTAGCAACCCTGTTCACATGAGCACGTATACAGTTGCGATGACTGCCAAGGGATGAAGAATGTACTTCAAGAAGTCAGACTGGGAATCGAAGGGTCAACCTGTACACCTTACAGTTCAGAACAACGAAAAGATCTACTATATGACTTTGACCGAGCAAAGTCAGACATCTTGCTGTGAAAAGCCCACGTTATTCGTTCGAGAAACCAGAAAGAGGCTAAACAAGATGCACTTAGAGCAGCCGACGACACGTCAGCTATTCTAATAATGGACTGGGCCatgaaatttcttcaaattaGATATAGTGAGAAGCAGTCCGATTGATATGGAAAACGAGGCCTTAGCTGGCAGATATCCACGGCCATAACCAAGAACGCTAGCACTGGGAAAGTTGAGCTGAAATTATATGCGTATATCTTTGATTCGTGTCAGCAGGACTGGTATGCAGTCTGCTCAACCCTTGAAAACACACTGGAGGTTGTAAAAAAGGATCACCCCCAGATTACCCGAGTCAGTCTTAGAAGTGACGGCTGTTACCATAAAAACTTCCTCTTGGCGGCCGTAAGAGATGCTGGGAAACGAGTTAGTGTTACTGTCATGCAGTATGACGTTTCTGAGCCACAGTACGGAAAAAATGTGTGCGATAGGATCCTTTGTCCGATGAAATCAGCGATCCGACGATATTGCAGTGAGGGAAACGGCGTTCTCTCTGCAGAGATGCGTATAGCGCTTTCCGAACGTCCTGTTCGAGGCACAACTGCTTGCGTGTGCTTAGTAAATGAGACTCAAAAAACACTCGAGGTAAATAAAGTGGATGGTTTCAGTAGGTATCATAACTTTAAATTTGAATTAACAGGAATTCGAGTGTGGAGAGCTTATGGCGTAGGGAAGGGTAAAGTAATTCCTTACCAAGGCGTTATCGTAAAGCCCCAAGGTCCGACAGCTCTTGTTGTAAATTTGTAGACTTTTTCTCAGTCAAGGAGGCTCAAATCCATAAGGCTATGTCAAGTGACGACGAACAAAGCAGCGGTCTCTTCTTTTGCTCTGAGCCTGGATGTCAGATGGTGTTTAAGAAATTCAGTGAGCTTGAGAGTCACCTTGATGTTGGCGAACACTGCCAAGTACGCAGTGGCTCCGAAACGGTGTATGACACAATCAGAAGAGACTGGGCCGATAAATTCCTTGCTGTTGATTGATAAATTCCTTACTGACAAGATTTCTTCGAAAAGAGAGATTGGGTCGGGCAAGATGGTGGAGTAGACGTGTTTATGTTAGCTCCGTTCTTGGATATGGCACATggccaaaaatattaaaagaaaaacgtggaAAGGCTCCTCAACATCCTCTACTGAAGAAAACTTCTCGCCGGATGACAAAAGGATAAAACATAACGTATCATTCACAGATTCTGAGCGTAGTAGCGAGTCGGATGAGGTGCTCACTTTGCTGAACATGGCGGAGACGGTAATGCCAAAACTAGACCAAGTGTTAGAAAAGCTACAAAAATTAGAAGATCAAATGCAATCAGTGGACAAGAAAGTAAGTAGCCTTCAAGTTAAGGTCGAAAGTTTCGAGGTGTTTAAGAAGGAGACAGAAACGAAGATTAAAGAGCTTGAGGACGGTTTGAACTTCGCTAATGCAGAAAGAGAGTCGTTCAagaagaattttcaagaaatacagAGTCAAGTTCACCTTCTCAAAGACGAGAAACTGTATATGGAGGTTTATCAACGGCGTGAGAATCTTCGTTTCTTTggaattaaagaagaaaaagatgtAAACGAAGACACGAGGGAGGTTTTGGAAGATGCTGATAATATAGAATTTCACAGGGTGCACCGAGTTGGGAAGCGGACTTCCTCTGCTGGAAAGCCGAGACAAATAATTGCGCGTTTCTTAAGATACCCTGATCGTGAGGAGGTCATGTCAAAGGCGAAGAAATTGAAAGGTAAAAACTTTGGAATCTCACCAGACCTTCCAAAAGAAATTCTAGAGCGTAGAAAGAAGAAGATGCATCGTtttaaaaaggcaaaagaagagGGTAAGACGGTCTATTTTAGTAGGGCGGAGCCTGATAAGTTGTTTATTGACGGTGTTCAAATATAAAAACGTAAAATCTAAAACTTCAAGTCATGTATAAAACTATTTCTTtaccaaatttgcattttttttttccaagaactggggtttttttgtttgcattgttACTAGGTGTTATGAGGATTG containing:
- the LOC138041493 gene encoding nuclease SbcCD subunit C-like, with translation MPKLDQVLEKLQKLEDQMQSVDKKVSSLQVKVESFEVFKKETETKIKELEDGLNFANAERESFKKNFQEIQSQVHLLKDEKLYMEVYQRRENLRFFGIKEEKDVNEDTREVLEDADNIEFHRVHRVGKRTSSAGKPRQIIARFLRYPDREEVMSKAKKLKGKNFGISPDLPKEILERRKKKMHRFKKAKEEGKTVYFSRAEPDKLFIDGVQI